From Chryseotalea sp. WA131a:
CGATCAAACCAGCTTTGTTGATCTCGCGGTTCACCACTTTGCTGGCCAACGCAATGTCGCGCAGCAACTGCGAAAGTTCACCGCTGGCATATTGAAATTGATCTTGATTGTTTTTGATAAATCGATCGAGTGCGGTACCGATGGGCAAGGCAATGCGAGAAGCTTCCATGTGTTTTGCTAAATTTGGCCACAAATATATATTGCAAACGTTTGAAATAAAGTAAAATCGATGGATATCTTTAAGTTTGGAGGTGCTGCCCTTCAACAACCTGACCGCCTTCGTCAAGTAGCCTACATCATTCAACAACAAGCTCAGGGGCAAGCAGGTCAAAAATTGGTGGTAGTGGTTTCGGCCATGGGTAAAACAACCAATGCGTTGGAAGAAGTGGTCGCATTGGCCTTGGCAAAAAAAAACTTTGCATCTGAGTTGGAGAAAATAAAAAGCTACCATTTTCAACAGGCAGATGCCTTGCAACTTGAAAAAGTAAAACCTGAATTGGAAACTATTTTTCGCGATATAGAATCCACGGCTGCACAATTGGGCGAATACGATTTTATTTACGACCAAGTCGTTTCGCAAGGCGAAATAGTATCATCGATTATTGTTGCCCATTATTTAAAATCGCAGGGGATTGATGTGTGTTGGGAAGACGCCCGGACATTAATCAAAACAGACAATGCTTACCGCGAAGCAAAAATAAATTGGCGCGAAACAGAAAATAGAGTCAATCGATTACACAGCCAATCGATTACCCTTACACAAGGTTTCATTGGCTCAACCGACCAAAATTTTACTACTACGCTGGGGCGCGATGGGTCGGATTTTACGGCTGGCATTTTTGGCTATTGCCTGAACGCCAAATCAGTTACCATTTGGAAAGATGTGCCTGGTGTAATGAGTGCCGACCCTAAGCGAAGAAAAAATGCAATTGTTTTTGAAGAGCTTCCGTACAAGGAGGCGGCCGAGATGACCTACTTTGGTGCATCGGTCATCCACCCCAAAACCATTAAGCCTTTGGCCAACAAAGGCATTTCACTGTATGTAAAAAGTTTTATTGACCCTGGTTTACCTGGAACGAAAATCCATGAATGCCGTGTAGATAAATTGCCACCATTGATTGTGTACAAAGAAAATCAATGTTTGATTTCGTGCAAGGTTACCGACTACACGTTTGTTGACGAACCGCAATTGGCCATCATTTTCAAATCCATTAGCGACCATAACGTGCGCATCAACCTGATGCAAAACTCTGCCATTTCGTTTTCGTTCTGTGTGGATTATCGCGAAAGCAAGATCATGAAATTGATTGACGATTTAAGTCAACAGTTTGAGGTGTATTTCAATACCCACCTCACCTTGATCACCATCAAAAATTATGACACTAAAACGGCTGCCGAGTTTAGCGGACTAAAGGGTGTAATCTTAGAACAATCGTCACGATCTACTTTACAGGTTTTGTTGAAAAACTAGAATCCTATACTTAATATAACTTTACGCAAGCAGTTGCTTAGTAGCTCGTAGGATATAAAAGCGCAAAAATTAACGATAAACTCTTCACGGGAACATCCGCCATCAAAATTCTTTCTACATCGAACTGCGAAACGACAATCACAATACCCAAATTCTTTTTCTTAGATTTGAATTTTTAAAATAGACCCAATGGAATTAATAAAAGTAACGGAACAACGAGAGCCCTTTGTAGCAGTGGTAGAACTCAACCGCCCCAAAGAACTGAACGCCCTTAACCATCAGTTGATGCAAGAGTTGCTTACCGCCCTTCAGCAACTGGACAAAAACGAAAATGTGCGCGTCATCATCCTCACCGGAAATGAAAAAGCTTTTGCAGCCGGTGCCGACATTAAACAAATGGCCGACAAAACGGCTATGGAAATGTTGATGATTGATTCCTTCAGCACGTGGGACCAAATCAGAAAAACAAAAAAACCGATCATCGCAGCGGTAAGTGGTTTTGCGTTGGGTGGTGGCTGCGAACTGGCCATGATGTGCGACATCATCATCGCCTCTGAAACAGCCAAGTTTGGCCAACCCGAAATAAAAATCGGTACCATACCCGGTGCGGGCGGCACGCAGCGGCTAACCAAAGCATTGGGCAAAGCAAAATCGATGGAGCTTATTTTGAGCGGTCGCTTCCTCTCTGCCGAAGAAGCTGTTTTCTATGGCTTGGCCATTAAAGTAGTACCTGTTGAAATGTATTTGCACGAAGCAATTACACTCGCCAAAGAAATTGCTCAGATGAGCCCCGTGGCTGTGCAGTTAGCGAAGGAAGCCATCAACCGTTCGTTTGAAACCCAACTGGATGAAGGCCTCGCATTCGAGCGGAAAAACTTCTACCTCACTTTTGCCAGCGAAGACCAGAAAGAAGGGATGAAGGCATTTGTGGAAAAGCGCAAACCCGAGTATAAAGGAAAATAACTAACTAGGGTCGCTGACCAACGTGCGCCCAATATAAATAATGTTACAGCTAGCTAAAGCAAGTTGTTGGTCAGCGACCAACAACAATCCATAAATAAATTTTAGACCAACGACAACTGGGGGCTCATCTTGCCCGCTTCCGCCAAAGTCCCCGAGGCGGGAGACTCTGCGGAGAAGAAAGTCATTTAGTAACTCTCCTATTTATTTCCGAAATCAAGGACTCCTTATCAGCTTTACTTAATCTCCTCGTGCTAAAACTTTGAGTTTCATCATTCTTCATCACAAAGACAATAAAATCATCATAGTTGCCAGTCTGTTCATAAGCCTTTCTTATGCTAGATATTTTAATTTCCTTTTTATAGGAAACTCTCCAACTGTTAGAAATAACTAAATAGGAATCAGTCAAAGCAAAAGCATTCATTGTATTTTTAAAACCAAAGTATAGTACTCCGTTTAAAAGAATCAAGTATGCAAAAGGTTTAAAATCTAATAACAAATCAGATTCAATTAAATAATATAGAAAGGCAATATTCCCAACAAAAAAGGATAGACTTACTATAAAATCACTTGGTTTATATTCTAATGCTTTCACTTTTTCTTTGAACTCTTTGTTGCATTTTCTAAATTTTCCAATGTTCACGTTGGTCGCTGACCAACGTGCGCACAATATAAACAAACATTACAGCTAGCTAAAGCAAGTTGTTGTTTAGCGACCAACAACAACTCAAAAATAAATTTTAGACCAACAACAACTGGGGGAAGGTCACTTACAAAATCTCTCCATTTCATTTTTAATAAGCTCGATATCAGTATCACTAAATAACGTACTATCATTCCAATAATTATTCTGAATAAATAATGTACTATCAAATATTATTTTCTTGTTGAGAAATAAGCACGAACTTAGATAGGTTTTATTAACCTTTATCGCGTTATACATCATTGCCATTTTTTGTCTGTCTGTATACTTATGATTCAAATCCACGCCTAGATCAAAAAAACCAAAACAAAAATTTGTAGAAGTAGCAAACGAAGTCACCTTATCAGCAAAAGATCTAAAACTTTGCTCTTCCAAATGAAAAACCCATTGCTTTAAATATAGGGAATCGTTGTTTTGCCAAGCTCTATCCAATTCGTTAACATCGAACACAAATTCTTGTCTCTTGACATGTAACCCATCGCCACAAACAGGAGGCTCTCTCTTACAACTTAAACAACTAAGGCAAAATAATATAACTAACCTTCTCATTTCTTTTTGGGTTTATCTTGCTGCTTTTTCGGTGAATTAGATTTCGAGCTCGATTTATCAAATTGACTAACCAGAGTCCCCGAGGCGGGCGACTCTGCGGAGACGGAAACTGCCGAACTGACATCAAAATACTTCACAAAAGCCTTAAAATCCTTAATGCGCTCGCTATCGGGCGACAGTCTATCCCTTATAAAATCTTGATAGACATCTAAAATTTCGGCATACCTGGGATTTTTGGTAAGCTTTGCAAGAACTATCCCTGTGGTCATTTGCCATGGTACATGAGGATAGTAAGTGAGCAGCCTCATTGGTTCCCCTTTCCTTACCCAGCTATTTGTAATGAAATCAGCCTTTTGGATTGTATTTGTCTTTTCAATAAAGCTTAAAGCACCATTTCGGAAAAATTTTTTCATTAGTATTGACAACGCCCTATCTATACTCTTTTCATTTGGTTCCAACTCTATCTGCAGGCAATCATTGTCATTGAAAAAACCATCTTTATTCTTAGGGTTTAACGCAATACCCAACCTAGATGACATCGCTAAGTAATCTTTAAAATACTTGGATTCCCATGACACCACTTTCTTCGCAAGTTCAGTTACCTCATCATAACTTGCAATGATATCTGACTCCAAGGCAATGTTTTTTTCATAGTGCAAAAATCTAACGCCAAAAATATGATGCACCTTGTCTCCATTCAAAATGAAATCAGCATTATGCTCCTTGTCCAAATCAATTCTGTTTACTTCAAAGTTGTGTAAAATCAATTCTTTGCTAAGTCGATCTACTAGAGTTTTTTCAATAAGCTTATGCTTCATGGCCACTATTTGATTTTTTCAAAGAACTGAGAAATTTTTCTGCCCGCAGGATTTAGTTTGACTTTGCTGAAGTTATGTTCAACCTTTTTCTTATCAATTTTCACCCCCTCGCCAATTCTCTTTCCAATATCCTTTCCCTTCAATGTAACCTCTTCGCCCGCATTATAGCGTTTTTGGTTTTCTGTCGGCCTACCAGTATTTGTTTTCGCCTCAATTGTCTCTATGACTTCCCAATGTTCACGTTGGTCGCTGACCAACGTGCGCACAATATAAACAAACATTGCAGCTAGCTAAACCATGTTGTTGGTCAGTGACCAACAATAACAACCCAAAATACGAGAGTTTTGTTTACGCTTTGTGTTATTGCTGCAGAAGTTGCCACGAAACAGATTAAAAAGCTAAAAGTATTTTCTTCAATAGAATGATGTGTTCACGCAATAAGATATGTAAATTTGAACAGTAAATTAAGCTAGTTTGATCTTCTATACACTTGGCATCCGTCTTTTGGCCATCCTTTATCGATTGGCCGTTCCGTTTAATCTGAAAGCCAAGCAGTTTGTAAGAGGCAGAAAGAATCTTTTTGAAAAATTAAGTGCCCGGTTCACAGGCAACTCCTACAAAATTATTTGGGTGCACTGCGCCTCGTTGGGCGAATTTGAACAAGGCCGGCCCATCATTGAACTCATCAAAAAACAACGGACGGATATTAAAATATTCCTTACTTTTTTTTCTCCTTCTGGATATGAAATTCGTAAAAATTACGAGGGGGCAGATTTCATTTATTATTTACCTTGGGATACCCGCAAGAATGCTGAAAAATTTATTGCCATCACCAAGCCTTCGCTCGCCATTTTTGTGAAATATGAATTCTGGTACAATTATTCAAACGAGTTAAAAAAGAAAAACATTCCGTTGGTATCTGCTTCCTGCATTTTACGGCCCAATCAAGTTTTCTTTAAACCGTATGGCGGTCTTTTCAGAAAAATACTCAAGAACTTTACTGCCTATTACGTTCAAAATTTAGAGACAAAAAAACTGTTGGCTTCTATCGGGATACCGAGCACCATTGCAGGCGATACACGGTTTGATCGTGTGCTGCAGATTATTGCCAACGCAAAAGAAGTGCCCCTCGCCAAAGCTTTTAAAAACGAGTCGCAACTTTGGGTAATTGGCAGTTGCTGGCCAGAAGATTTGGAAGTGTTGTCTTCTTTTATTCACGACCATTCGTATCATTTAAAATTTATCATTGCCCCGCATGAAATCAACGAAAAGTTCATAGTGGAAATTGAACGTTCGTTGCAAGTAAAAACCATTCGTTTTTCCAAAGCCAGTTTTGATAATGTGGCCGATGCTTCTGTCATGATTATCGACAATATCGGCATGCTCTCAACGCTTTATCGGTATGGGGAAGTAGCCTTTGTTGGTGGGGCTTTTGGCGATGGGCTGCACAATATATTGGAGGCTGCATGCTATGGGGTGCCCATTTTCTTTGGCGACAAGAATTACGAAAAGTTTCAAGAAGCGCACGACCTGATTATGCGTGGCGGGGCATTTGAAGTAAGCGGCTATTCAGACTTAAAGTCTAAGTATGAATTGCTGAACAATAAGCCAGAAAATTATCTGCTGGCGTGCGAGGTAACAAAATCATATGTTGAGGAGAACCGTGGCGCCACCATAAAAATTGTGGACTATTGTTTAAAGCTTGTGTAACATGACAGGCATCGTTCTCAAATCTACAGGATCGTGGTACGAAGTGTTGGTAGGAACTACACTCATGCAAGCAAGAGTACGGGGCAAGTTGCGCTTGGATGACATCAAAGAAACTAACCCGGTTGCAGTAGGGGATTGGGTAACGATAGAAGCAGAAGGCACCAATGGCGTAATATCCGAAATACAGCCACGTAAAAACCAAATGCTTCGCCAATCGGTAA
This genomic window contains:
- a CDS encoding aspartate kinase, with the protein product MDIFKFGGAALQQPDRLRQVAYIIQQQAQGQAGQKLVVVVSAMGKTTNALEEVVALALAKKNFASELEKIKSYHFQQADALQLEKVKPELETIFRDIESTAAQLGEYDFIYDQVVSQGEIVSSIIVAHYLKSQGIDVCWEDARTLIKTDNAYREAKINWRETENRVNRLHSQSITLTQGFIGSTDQNFTTTLGRDGSDFTAGIFGYCLNAKSVTIWKDVPGVMSADPKRRKNAIVFEELPYKEAAEMTYFGASVIHPKTIKPLANKGISLYVKSFIDPGLPGTKIHECRVDKLPPLIVYKENQCLISCKVTDYTFVDEPQLAIIFKSISDHNVRINLMQNSAISFSFCVDYRESKIMKLIDDLSQQFEVYFNTHLTLITIKNYDTKTAAEFSGLKGVILEQSSRSTLQVLLKN
- a CDS encoding enoyl-CoA hydratase/isomerase family protein is translated as MELIKVTEQREPFVAVVELNRPKELNALNHQLMQELLTALQQLDKNENVRVIILTGNEKAFAAGADIKQMADKTAMEMLMIDSFSTWDQIRKTKKPIIAAVSGFALGGGCELAMMCDIIIASETAKFGQPEIKIGTIPGAGGTQRLTKALGKAKSMELILSGRFLSAEEAVFYGLAIKVVPVEMYLHEAITLAKEIAQMSPVAVQLAKEAINRSFETQLDEGLAFERKNFYLTFASEDQKEGMKAFVEKRKPEYKGK
- a CDS encoding 3-deoxy-D-manno-octulosonic acid transferase yields the protein MIFYTLGIRLLAILYRLAVPFNLKAKQFVRGRKNLFEKLSARFTGNSYKIIWVHCASLGEFEQGRPIIELIKKQRTDIKIFLTFFSPSGYEIRKNYEGADFIYYLPWDTRKNAEKFIAITKPSLAIFVKYEFWYNYSNELKKKNIPLVSASCILRPNQVFFKPYGGLFRKILKNFTAYYVQNLETKKLLASIGIPSTIAGDTRFDRVLQIIANAKEVPLAKAFKNESQLWVIGSCWPEDLEVLSSFIHDHSYHLKFIIAPHEINEKFIVEIERSLQVKTIRFSKASFDNVADASVMIIDNIGMLSTLYRYGEVAFVGGAFGDGLHNILEAACYGVPIFFGDKNYEKFQEAHDLIMRGGAFEVSGYSDLKSKYELLNNKPENYLLACEVTKSYVEENRGATIKIVDYCLKLV